The proteins below come from a single Plutella xylostella chromosome 2, ilPluXylo3.1, whole genome shotgun sequence genomic window:
- the LOC105392890 gene encoding cysteine dioxygenase type 1 isoform X2 has product MDIENANCKLRVSQCTDMEILPIERPIKVDREIDGLEKLVAELHRVFSHDHVNVQDVQKLMTGYSSDPKHWKKYAKFDRFRYTRNLVDAGNGAFNIMILCWAGGHASAIHDHADSHCFMKMLSGSLEEVRYDWPDNVQPEVLKKLKSTTKARRRCCSESEDKYLSSKMNALNMNCQNDSCHNFGGSIDNDHAENGNGNVEKENGSHCKNGEDRHEVYEAQNMVEIGRTRLEVNDVCYINDALGLHRMENPSHVDAAVSLHLYCPPFDSCRVFDASTGKPTQVSVTFTSKFGKRIKRMDEVIEVADSQQ; this is encoded by the exons AGAGATAGACGGACTAGAGAAGCTGGTGGCAGAGCTACACAGGGTGTTCTCCCACGACCACGTCAACGTACAGGATGTGCAGAAGCTGATGACCGGCTACAGCAGCGACCCCAAGCACTGGAAGAAGTACGCCAAGTTCGACCGGTTCCG CTACACCCGCAACCTAGTAGATGCTGGTAATGGAGCCTTCAACATCATGATCCTGTGTTGGGCCGGCGGCCACGCGTCCGCTATCCACGACCATGCGGACTCGCACTGCTTCATGAAGATGCTGAGCGGCAGCCTTGAGGAAGTCAG ATACGACTGGCCAGACAACGTACAGCCGGAGgtgttaaaaaaactaaagagCACAACAAAAGCCCGCAGAAGATGCTGTTCAGAAAGCGAAGACAAATACCTGAGCAGCAAAATGAACGCACTCAACATGAACTGTCAAAATGACAGCTGTCACAATTTTGGCGGAAGCATAGACAACGATCATGCTGAGAACGGAAACGGAAATGTGGAAAAAGAAAATGGAAGCCATTGCAAAAATGGAGAAGATCGCCACGAGGTCTACGAAGCACAAAACATGGTAGAAATTGGACGCACTCGGTTAGAAGTTAACGATGTCTGCTACATTAATG ACGCGCTCGGCCTCCACCGCATGGAGAACCCTTCGCACGTGGATGCCGCCGTCTCCCTCCACCTCTACTGCCCGCCCTTCGACAGCTGCCGAGTCTTCGACGCCAGCACCGGCAAGCCCACGCAGGTGTCTGTGACCTTCACCTCTAAGTTCGGGAAGAGGATTAAGAGG atggATGAAGTAATTGAAGTAGCCGACAGTCAACAGTGA